One segment of Allorhodopirellula heiligendammensis DNA contains the following:
- a CDS encoding 50S ribosomal protein bL37 translates to MAKPHHKLKKANHGRRPANAKARKAKRRKIKT, encoded by the coding sequence GTGGCCAAACCACACCATAAACTGAAGAAAGCGAACCACGGGCGCCGTCCCGCTAACGCCAAGGCACGTAAGGCCAAACGCAGGAAGATCAAGACCTAG
- a CDS encoding Gfo/Idh/MocA family protein — MRRRSVLQIAAGAAATTPYFAWSPRSFAQEGNSKNDRRTIGVIGAGGMATGNLNAARQWLDVVAIADVDAGRADGFNKKFSDGKADVYDDYRPMLERDDIDVLHIATPDHWHTKPLVEAMLAGKDVYCEKPLTLTIDEGKLIRKVQKQTGRIVQVGTQQRSTFPLFVKALAIVNEGRLGKIRQVQAAIGGAPTSPSIPVAEVPSKLDWDRWLGPAPAVDYLHLRKDKATFTNCHYEFRWWYEYSGGKLTDWGAHHVDICNWALKLNGQTEGPTSISGTAKHPVEFKNGVPQQDDRYNTATSFQFNVQYPGDTEMIIRNDTRNGVLITGDKGRIFVSRGALQGQPVEDLANNPLPDDAIAKVYRNMPMEFNERKQHWANFLYCAENKVQPISDVHSHMEMLNVCHLAGICARLGRELKWDDSIEQIVGDDEANAMLSRPYRDGFAIEMG, encoded by the coding sequence ATGCGCCGCCGCAGTGTGCTGCAGATCGCTGCGGGTGCCGCAGCGACGACACCGTATTTTGCGTGGAGCCCGCGCTCCTTCGCCCAGGAAGGGAACAGCAAGAATGATCGCCGCACCATTGGAGTCATCGGTGCGGGCGGGATGGCGACGGGAAATCTCAATGCCGCACGCCAGTGGCTCGATGTGGTCGCGATCGCGGATGTTGACGCGGGTCGGGCAGACGGATTCAACAAAAAGTTCAGCGATGGCAAGGCAGACGTTTATGACGACTACCGCCCCATGCTCGAGCGTGATGACATCGATGTCTTGCATATCGCCACCCCGGATCATTGGCACACGAAGCCGCTGGTCGAAGCCATGCTCGCTGGCAAGGACGTGTACTGCGAAAAGCCGTTGACCCTGACGATCGACGAAGGCAAGTTGATTCGTAAGGTGCAGAAACAAACTGGGCGCATCGTGCAGGTCGGCACTCAGCAGCGGAGCACGTTCCCGTTGTTCGTCAAAGCCTTAGCGATCGTCAACGAGGGCCGGCTGGGCAAAATCCGGCAGGTCCAAGCCGCTATTGGCGGCGCCCCAACAAGTCCCTCCATCCCCGTCGCCGAAGTCCCCAGCAAACTGGATTGGGACCGGTGGTTGGGGCCGGCACCGGCTGTTGATTACCTACACCTGCGAAAGGACAAAGCAACCTTCACGAACTGCCACTATGAATTCCGCTGGTGGTACGAATATTCCGGCGGCAAGCTCACCGATTGGGGCGCCCACCACGTCGACATCTGCAATTGGGCACTGAAGCTCAACGGCCAGACCGAGGGGCCGACATCCATCAGTGGCACGGCAAAGCATCCCGTTGAGTTCAAAAACGGGGTGCCCCAGCAAGACGACCGCTACAACACGGCCACCTCGTTCCAATTCAACGTTCAGTATCCCGGCGATACCGAGATGATCATTCGCAACGATACCCGCAACGGCGTACTCATCACCGGCGATAAAGGTAGAATCTTTGTCAGCCGTGGTGCATTGCAGGGTCAACCTGTCGAAGATCTCGCCAACAACCCATTGCCCGACGATGCGATTGCGAAGGTATATCGGAACATGCCGATGGAGTTCAACGAGCGGAAACAGCACTGGGCCAACTTCCTGTACTGCGCTGAAAATAAAGTCCAGCCCATCTCGGACGTGCATTCGCACATGGAGATGCTCAACGTCTGCCATCTCGCGGGAATTTGCGCAAGACTCGGCCGCGAGCTAAAATGGGACGATTCGATTGAACAAATTGTTGGCGACGACGAGGCCAATGCGATGCTCAGCCGTCCCTATCGCGACGGTTTTGCCATTGAGATGGGCTAG
- the infA gene encoding translation initiation factor IF-1 gives MSKKEEAFEVEGTVTQALANTRFRVQLETGNDVLAHVAGRMRKHFIRIVPGDKVRVELSPYDLTKGRIVYRER, from the coding sequence TTGAGCAAAAAAGAAGAAGCGTTTGAAGTCGAAGGGACCGTTACCCAGGCACTTGCCAACACCCGATTTCGTGTGCAACTCGAAACCGGGAACGATGTGCTCGCGCACGTTGCCGGACGGATGCGAAAGCACTTCATCCGGATCGTCCCTGGCGACAAGGTCCGGGTTGAGTTGTCGCCTTACGATTTGACCAAAGGTCGGATCGTGTACCGCGAACGCTAA
- the rpsI gene encoding 30S ribosomal protein S9, translating to MIAVKKDKINGDALGTGRRKSSVARVRVRPGSGNVTINGKPLNEFFVNDQHQRDILETIQAAGLTDQIDVLVRVSGGGMSGQSGAIRMGIARALCSHDEALHDPMREGSFLTRDSRMKERKKPGLRGARRGVQFSKR from the coding sequence ATGATTGCAGTAAAAAAAGATAAGATCAACGGCGACGCGCTCGGTACGGGTCGTCGCAAAAGCAGCGTTGCTCGCGTGCGGGTGCGTCCCGGCAGCGGCAATGTGACCATCAACGGCAAACCATTGAATGAGTTTTTCGTTAACGATCAGCATCAACGCGATATTCTCGAAACAATTCAAGCAGCCGGTTTGACTGATCAAATCGACGTGCTCGTTCGGGTTTCCGGCGGCGGCATGAGCGGCCAAAGCGGCGCGATTCGCATGGGCATCGCTCGTGCATTGTGTTCCCATGATGAAGCGTTGCACGATCCGATGCGTGAAGGCAGCTTCCTGACGCGAGATTCTCGCATGAAGGAACGGAAGAAACCGGGTCTTCGTGGTGCTCGTCGCGGCGTCCAGTTTAGTAAACGATAA
- the rplM gene encoding 50S ribosomal protein L13, producing the protein MAVQRTYMAKPGEVQKQWHIVDASDEVLGRLASDIAVVLMGKHRPEYTPHVDCGDFVIVTNVEKIAMTGNKMQARHYTWYTGYPGLRLESYQDRQERKPEDLLLHAVRRMLPKNRLARQMLAKLKIYAGPDHPHTAQQPNELVRQSKKVNN; encoded by the coding sequence GTGGCTGTTCAGCGAACCTACATGGCCAAACCCGGCGAAGTCCAGAAGCAATGGCACATCGTCGATGCTAGCGACGAAGTGCTCGGTCGCTTGGCCAGCGATATCGCCGTCGTTTTGATGGGCAAACATCGCCCCGAATATACCCCGCACGTGGATTGCGGTGACTTTGTCATCGTGACCAACGTGGAAAAAATTGCGATGACCGGCAACAAAATGCAGGCTCGCCACTATACCTGGTACACCGGATACCCTGGCCTGCGGCTAGAGAGCTATCAAGACCGCCAGGAACGCAAACCAGAAGACCTGCTGCTGCACGCGGTTCGCCGCATGTTGCCCAAAAACCGCTTGGCACGACAGATGCTGGCTAAGCTCAAGATCTACGCAGGTCCTGATCACCCGCACACCGCTCAGCAGCCAAACGAATTGGTTCGCCAGAGTAAGAAAGTCAACAATTAG
- a CDS encoding radical SAM protein, translating into MARRFAVETDKRLLAKAVWMLGVKGLRSIHRHKRRLKKGEFFPPFLYMSVINSCNLRCQGCWVDVAAKQSRIELDAASKTIREAKAMGNSFFGILGGEPFMHKDLLTLFETHPDVYFQVFTNGHFITDEVAARLRKCGNVTPLISVEGSEIISDTRRGRDGVLNQTMEGIEAAIRNKLLVGVCTSVCKSNIDDLVTDRWVDRLIEMGVMYCWFHIYRPVGPEPNPQLALSSEEQRRVRQFVVDTRATKPIVVIDAYHDDAGNALCPAVTGFTHHIGPWGDIEPCPVIQLATESIHDDRPLAETFNNSEFLRDFRELTAGTTRGCVIMERPDLLVELANKHGARDTTARGVVMDELAAVSPRRSQYQPGDEIPERSLVYRWAKKYAFNDFGAYGKHFDAAHYQDPDQKSPAPTNPKSPEVVSIGLPE; encoded by the coding sequence ATGGCTCGCCGGTTCGCTGTAGAAACCGACAAACGGCTGTTGGCCAAGGCCGTCTGGATGCTTGGGGTGAAGGGTTTGCGCAGCATCCATCGGCACAAACGGCGACTGAAGAAGGGCGAGTTTTTCCCGCCTTTTCTCTACATGTCAGTCATCAATAGCTGCAATCTGCGGTGCCAGGGTTGCTGGGTCGATGTCGCGGCAAAGCAGAGCCGCATCGAACTGGATGCTGCCAGCAAAACGATTCGCGAAGCCAAGGCGATGGGCAACAGCTTTTTTGGCATTCTGGGCGGGGAACCGTTCATGCACAAAGATTTGCTGACGCTCTTCGAAACCCATCCCGACGTTTATTTCCAAGTCTTCACCAATGGGCATTTTATCACCGACGAAGTCGCCGCGCGACTGCGGAAATGCGGCAACGTCACGCCACTGATCAGTGTCGAAGGCAGCGAGATCATCAGCGATACGCGGCGCGGCCGCGATGGCGTGCTCAATCAAACGATGGAGGGCATCGAAGCGGCGATTCGTAATAAATTGCTTGTCGGTGTCTGTACCAGCGTTTGTAAATCCAACATTGATGATCTGGTGACCGATCGCTGGGTCGATCGCTTGATCGAGATGGGTGTGATGTACTGTTGGTTCCATATTTACCGTCCCGTCGGCCCCGAACCGAACCCGCAACTGGCGCTGTCCAGCGAAGAACAGCGGCGGGTGCGGCAATTCGTCGTTGACACGCGGGCCACCAAGCCGATTGTGGTCATCGACGCCTATCACGACGATGCGGGCAACGCCCTGTGCCCCGCTGTGACTGGATTCACGCACCACATCGGTCCCTGGGGCGATATTGAACCGTGTCCCGTGATCCAGTTGGCGACCGAATCGATCCACGATGATCGTCCGCTCGCCGAAACGTTTAACAATTCCGAGTTCCTGCGAGATTTCCGTGAACTCACCGCGGGCACGACACGTGGCTGTGTGATCATGGAACGTCCCGATCTGCTGGTCGAATTGGCGAACAAACACGGTGCGCGCGACACGACCGCCCGAGGAGTCGTGATGGACGAGCTGGCGGCGGTTTCACCGCGTCGCAGCCAATACCAACCGGGCGATGAAATTCCCGAACGCAGCCTCGTCTATCGTTGGGCCAAGAAATACGCCTTCAACGATTTCGGTGCCTACGGCAAGCATTTCGATGCGGCTCATTACCAAGATCCGGATCAAAAAAGTCCAGCACCTACCAATCCGAAAAGTCCCGAAGTGGTGTCGATCGGACTGCCGGAGTAA
- a CDS encoding YhdH/YhfP family quinone oxidoreductase, with protein sequence MNSHFRCLYVTRADDVVSHRITERPVSELPDGDVTIAVQWSSLNYKDALAATGNPGVAPNLPHVPGIDAAGVVEVGTERFPVGTKVIVTGYDLGGKRWGGWAERIRVPESWVVPLPDSLSPREAMIIGTAGFTAAQCVRELVRNDIHPGEKPVLVTGATGGVGSLAVKLLSQLGYRVTAMTGKSDAHAWLRSLGASEIVSRDELDTASSRPLLSARFSGGVDTVGGPTLVSLLKSVDVNGCVSACGMVGSSDLDMSVFPFILRGVRLAGITSALCPMDERLKIWERLAGPWMLNDLDATATEVGLDELSTKIDEILASKIRGRVVVNVAEG encoded by the coding sequence ATGAATTCTCACTTTCGCTGCTTGTACGTCACACGAGCCGACGACGTTGTCTCGCACCGAATCACCGAGCGACCCGTTTCGGAACTGCCCGATGGCGATGTCACCATCGCGGTGCAGTGGTCGAGTTTGAACTACAAAGACGCCCTGGCGGCGACTGGGAATCCAGGCGTTGCACCGAACCTGCCGCATGTTCCCGGCATCGATGCCGCGGGGGTGGTGGAAGTGGGAACCGAACGCTTTCCCGTTGGTACGAAGGTGATCGTGACCGGGTACGATCTCGGCGGAAAGCGCTGGGGTGGATGGGCCGAGCGAATTCGGGTTCCCGAGTCGTGGGTCGTTCCGCTTCCCGACTCACTTTCACCGCGTGAAGCGATGATTATCGGCACGGCTGGATTCACGGCTGCCCAGTGCGTTCGCGAGCTGGTCCGCAACGATATCCATCCCGGCGAGAAACCCGTGCTCGTCACCGGGGCTACCGGCGGAGTCGGTTCCTTGGCGGTGAAACTGCTCAGCCAACTCGGGTATCGGGTTACCGCGATGACGGGCAAGTCCGATGCGCATGCGTGGTTGCGGAGCCTCGGTGCGAGTGAGATCGTTTCCCGCGATGAGCTGGATACAGCATCGAGTCGTCCGCTGCTGTCGGCACGGTTCAGCGGTGGTGTCGATACTGTGGGCGGTCCCACGCTGGTGTCGTTGCTGAAATCCGTCGATGTCAATGGTTGCGTGTCCGCCTGCGGAATGGTCGGCAGCAGCGACTTGGACATGAGCGTGTTCCCCTTTATCCTCCGCGGCGTACGGTTGGCCGGGATCACGTCGGCGCTCTGCCCGATGGATGAGCGGCTGAAAATCTGGGAGCGGCTGGCCGGTCCCTGGATGCTAAACGACCTCGACGCAACGGCCACCGAAGTCGGTCTCGACGAGCTCTCGACCAAAATCGATGAAATCCTCGCCAGTAAAATTCGCGGCCGAGTCGTGGTGAATGTGGCTGAGGGCTAA